DNA sequence from the Prolixibacter sp. SD074 genome:
CGGGAATAAGTACCTCTTCCTGAACAACAAGCCGTTGTTCCAGTACGGCCCGCTGGATCAGGGCTGGTGGCCCGATGGTTTATACACTCCGCCGTCAGACGAGGCCATGAAATACGATATTGAAGTGACCAAAGAGATGGGCTTCAATATGATCCGGAAACATATCAAGGTTGAGCCGGCCCGCTGGTATTACTATTGCGACAAACTGGGAATGCTGGTTTGGCAGGATATGCCTTCCGGAATGGTGGTTATGCAGGAAGAGGGCAAAGAGCGGCCGGTACATGTTCAGCATGTTTCCCCCCGGGGCCGGGATCTACAGGTCCGGACGGCCCATGCAGAAGACTATGAGCATGAACTTCGCCGGATGATTGATCTGCACTACAATTCGCCATCCATTGTAGTTTGGGTCCCTTTCAACGAAGGTTGGGGTCAGTATGCTACCTGCAGAATTGCCAGTATGGTCAGGAAAATCGATCCGACACGCCTGGTGGATGCAGTTACCGGGTGGGCCCTGCGTCCATGCGGTGATATGTATGATATACACACTTATCAAAAAGAAGTCCATGTTCCGCCCGTATCGATAGACCGGGCTTCGGTGATTGGCGAATTCGGAGGTATCGGCTATCCTGTTAAGGGTCACTTATGGAACCCGGACACAGGAAACTGGGGATATCAAACGTATCACTCGGCTGATGATCTGCTCAAAAATTACATCGCAAAATTTAACCAGATCGTTGAAATGGAAAAAACGAAAGGCTTGTCCGCTGCAGTTTACACGCAAACCACTGATGTGGAAGGGGAGGTCAATGGTTTGATGACTTACGATCGGAAGGTGATTAAAATACCAGTGGATACATTGAAAAAAATTCATTCAGTATTGTTTGAAAAGAAGGAGTAAATGAGCTGGGAAAGAGATTTTTTCACAGATAGCAAACAATATGCTCTTCCTTCGATTTGGGAGACCTTATCTTTAAGCAATCCTTTAAATAACTACCATGATGAAGATTAGTGCTGTGTGTTTTTGTCATAAAAATCCCTGGGAAAGACGAATGGTACATCGTTTATCATCGCAGGCCACTGGGCGAGACGGACGCCAATCACCGGGTCACCTGCATCGACCATATGTATTTTGACGCCCGTGGATTTATTATTCCGGTGAGAATAACACGGGAGGGGTAGCTGAAAAAGATTTATCAAAATAAGGTGAGCACTGGCTTAATCTTGTATCCGATTGGAGATTTTAAGGACGAGATGCCGGGGAAGTTCCAATGAAAAAAAGCATTTAATATCAACTCATAAACCATAGAGAAATGAAACTAACGAAATACCTTTTAGCAGTAGCGACAGTAGGATTTTTACTGGGAGGCTGCAGTCAGGAGAAAAAAAGTACGACGACTTGTGGTCATCTGGATGCCAAAAGTTTTCAAAAAACGGTAAATGGCCGTAAAACAAACCTTTATTTTCTGCATAACGGCGATTTGGCGGCTGCCATTACCAATTATGGCGGCCGTATTGTGAGTTTATGCGCTCCGGACCGGAATGGGCAAAAAGCTGATGTTGTATTAGGTTTCGATAATATTGACAGTTATATCCAGTCGCACGAACCTTTTTACGGAGCTTTGATTGGCCGGGTTGGGAACCGGATTGCCAAAGGGAGGTTTACCCTTGATGGGGTGACATATACACTGCCGCTGAATAACGGTGTGAATCATCTTCACGGAGGCCCGGGAGGTTTTCACAATGAAGTATGGAGCGCAAAATCGAAAACAGACAGTTCGCTGGTGCTTGACTACTTTTCGAAAGACGGGGAAATGGGGTACCCGGGCAACCTGAACGTAGAAGTAACCTACACCCTGACGAGAAATAATGCCTTGCGCATTGACTATCGGGCTACCACGGATAAAGCAACACCCGTGAATTTGACCAATCATGCTTTCTATAACCTGGCAGGAGAAGGCAGTGGAACGATCAATAACCAGTTGCTCACCATCAACGCTGACTATTATACTCCGGTGGATTCAACAATGATACCGTTGGGAAAAAATGAGCCGGTTGAAGGTACCCCATTCGATTTCCGGAAGGCGAAGCCCATCGGTCAGGACCTGTCGAAACAGGCTACAAACGAGCAATTGAAGAACGGCAAGGGATACGATCACAATTTTGTGTTGAATAAGACAAAAGAGGGGGAAATGAGCTGGGCAGCAACAGTTTTCGATCCAACGAGCGGAAGAAAGATGGAAATATTTACCGAAGAGCCCGGTCTGCAATTCTACGGTGGTAACTTCATGGACGGAAGCGATATTGGAAAATCAGGCAAACATTATAATTATCGGGAAGCGTTCGCTCTGGAAACACAACATTTCCCGGATTCTCCAAATCATCCTGATTTTCCCTCTATTATTCTGCGTCCGGGAGAGGTTTACCACACTTCATCGATTTATCGGTTTAGTGTGGAGTGAGAGCCATATGCCTGATATGGCATATCTAAAACTGAAAAAAGGAGATATTCGTTATTCTGCCTTTGTTCCTTACCCTCCTGCGCAAACGGTGTAAAACTTAGGGCAAGGCAAAGTCTTATCGTCGGGTAACAAGCCGATGGGCGGCGCCCTGAAGAGGGTGTAAGCAAAAAAGTTACAGGTTTTAAAATTTTATATTGCACGATCTCGAACCTTTGACGATTTCCGGTTTTCCGAAGCGTATCTCGCCTCCACGAGATGAAGAAGAAGATCCCGCGAGATGCTCATCCCAAACTCACGAGTTGAGCTTCGCGCGGGAATGAGAAGCGCTTCTTAAACTATGGCAAACGAAAATGTACTTTTCTTTCCGCAGAAACCCCACCAACAGCTTTCCCCACTATGGACATTCTTTTTAATTATTTTGTTAACTGGTGAACTTAATGATAAATAAGATGAGAACGAAGCAAGGTAGCATATCGACTAACCAATTTTAGCCGTTCAATTGAAGAAAATGATTCACCATGGCAAAAATCAAGGTGAAAAATACAGCTGTCAGGGTTGTTGCGATAGATGATCCGATTACCTATCGCTTACTGATATCGTTTTCAACAAACGCCATTGCAACCTATGTTTCGTGATTTATCCTTGTTAACTCAAAGACCTTAATGAATGTGGGAAGTCGGTTCCCATGATGTTTTTATATTCAATGACAAAAGCCTGGTATTTTATCGTGGCTTCGTCAGTCATCTTGAGTCTTTGCATCGCTTTTATCTGGTAGCTTAGTACGGTGTCATTTAGCGGATCAATGCCGAACAATGCCTCGGCAAGATCAATCGTTGTTTGGTACGCTTTTGCATGAAACGACTTTTCAATTTCGAGAAGAAGGATGGGTTCCAGCTTCTGTTCCATTTTCTCTTTAAATGAATCATAGAGTTCATGATCAGAAAGCTTTAGGAATTTGCCACGGGTAATAATTTCAATCAGTTCTTCCCTTGATTCTTCAAAATCATGGTCCGAAATGAGTTCGAGACACCGAATATAATCGCAATAGAATTCGTTTGTTTGGACGATTTTGAAACAACCTTTTTCGTAGGACAATTCAATCCCATCAAGTTCACCCAGTGCTTTCCGCAGGTTGTTAATGGTAACTCCCCTTGAGTTTTTTACGTTTCCAGCAGGACGGTCCGGCCACAAAATGTTGCTTAAACGTCGAGAGGTAATTCCGCCTTCAGCGCTATATTGCAAAATCAAACAGAAGACTTGCTTCAGTTTGGCACTGAACATGTAAGTAATATCCTTATTATTCCTGTTGCGGACCATAAAGTCACCAAACAAATAGATTGAATTGGGTTTTGTTATTGTTTTTGCTTTTCCATCATCATGTAAAATGGCAAGTTCAGCTTCGCTCGCCTCCCGATGCTGCCTAAGTTTTCTATACACGAGATATACAATACCCAAAATAGAAGTGCCGGCAAGAATAATAATCCATATTGCAGCAGTGTTCATCCCTCTCTTTGAATAGCTTTTTATTTCGTCTGCGGTAATAGGGGGAAAGGCGAGTGAATAGATTTTCAGGTCGGAAGCAATGTCATCGTCAAATTCCTGTACCGTTGCATACAGGTTGTTCAGTTGGTCGTCGTAGTATAAATTTGCATTGGTCGTAATTTTATCGGAATGTATCGGGATGGAGTCCCCCAGTACATCATTGCTCCCGTCTATCAACGAAAAACGATATAATTTCAGATACGAGTTTGAGAAATGTTCCGGGTAACACAAAGTATAGAAACACGAATCGTTTAAAACAATCATGCCCCGAACGGGAACGACATTATCTTTGTTCCATGGTATCTGCCAACATTTGGTAATTTTATTTGTGTTGAGATCGACCTTGTAGAGATCATAGTAATATCTCCTGCCAACGGTTTGTTGGCCGGATTCGTTTCCCATCCCTCCAAAGATGTAAACGGAATTCTTTTCTTTTAAATAACCAACGGAAGAGAAATAACGTGGTGACAGGAAGTCTCCCGAAAAACGATTCCGGGTTTTCCATTCTTTGTTTTCAATATCGTACGTGACAAAGTTTTTGCTGTAGTGCATACTTCCAAATCCACCGAAAATGGTGTATTGTTTTTTATCCGGATCGAAAAAAGAACCGTGATGGTGTAATTGCGTTGGAAGCTGTTCATACGTTTCCGGTGTCCATTTATAAGTGTTTAGGTCGAGGCTGGCAACGGTCGATCCATCGTATGGGCCTTCATAATAAACTTCGTAAGAATACAGCTTGTCGTTTTTTACATCAATGAAGTTCGTGCCAAGGATGAGTTTTACCGGACATATCTTATCAAAAACTTTTACTTCTGTTTCGCCCGACCTTACATTATAAATATATATCGAATCGTCGTTGAAATAATAAAATTCCTTCTTCCTGGGATTGTAATTGGTGCCCGCTACCGATTTTGATTTAAACGAAGTCTTATATCTCCAATGATAGGAGTCGTTGATCAGCCATTCGGGATTGATCACTTTCCCGATTGCCTTGCCCTTTTTGTCGTAAACGATTGAACCTTCACTTTCTTTTAACGGGAAGATGTATTTTTCGTCATTGCCAATGGATAATTCTTTTATGGCAAAAGAAGGGACATCAATAATATAATCGCTTTTCCCGAAAAGAACGATGGGGTAATAAGTATTCGGAAGGTCAACATTACCAATTTCAAATTTCCGGTTATGGATGGTCAAATTTATGGAGTCGTTTACCAAATCGAAAGAAAGCTTCATTTTAAACCAGTGAAGGTTAATTAACTCTTTTCGATCAAAACTGGCATTGATAAGGTTATCTTTTCCTTCTTCGTTAAACTCAAATTTATAGTCATCTCCCTGCGCATCGTAATGCAGGTTATAGATTCGGTTACTTTTTTTGTTTTTAATTCGGATAATGTAGCCAATTTTGGTGGTCGGGTAAAGCGAGATATTAAATTCAATATCGAACTTATTCGAGAAACTTACACTATTCGCTCCAAAAACATTGTATGATGTCCGTTGATCTATTGGTTTTTCGCCACCATGAAACTTTAATCCTCCCAACAACGATTCATTCAACGGCAGGAGTACCGATAGCAAAAATACAAACGCATACAGCCTCATTGATTAGTCACACTTTTAACAAGATCTGGGAACAAAGGTATTAAAAAATCCGGCAGCATAAGCAGTGTGAATTTTGGGCTTGTGATTATTCCCGCAGTCGGAGGATTATGGGATAGATTAATAAATTTTTGTCCGTTTTAACCCGATTTTAACCCATATTTTAACCACCATCCGATAATATTTACAGTGACTAAAAAGAAATCTTGAATGACAGTTCTGGTTTGTGCGAATTGGTTTTTGCTCCCGGGACTGGACATGTTTTAACCTAATTTAAAAATATGAAGCTAATTGAATTCTTAAAAGCATTTGCTTTCGCTGCATTGCTGGGTACGATTATCGTATCAGTTAGTTCTTGTAACAAAGATGACCAACTACAGGGGCCGGTGTATGGAACCGTAACAGGTACTGTCACCGATGAAGGTGGTCAACCCATATCTGATGTTCAAGTAACTATTTCGGGAGTAAACGAAGACGACGTTGTTGTTACGACGGCTGCAGATGG
Encoded proteins:
- a CDS encoding aldose epimerase family protein; amino-acid sequence: MKLTKYLLAVATVGFLLGGCSQEKKSTTTCGHLDAKSFQKTVNGRKTNLYFLHNGDLAAAITNYGGRIVSLCAPDRNGQKADVVLGFDNIDSYIQSHEPFYGALIGRVGNRIAKGRFTLDGVTYTLPLNNGVNHLHGGPGGFHNEVWSAKSKTDSSLVLDYFSKDGEMGYPGNLNVEVTYTLTRNNALRIDYRATTDKATPVNLTNHAFYNLAGEGSGTINNQLLTINADYYTPVDSTMIPLGKNEPVEGTPFDFRKAKPIGQDLSKQATNEQLKNGKGYDHNFVLNKTKEGEMSWAATVFDPTSGRKMEIFTEEPGLQFYGGNFMDGSDIGKSGKHYNYREAFALETQHFPDSPNHPDFPSIILRPGEVYHTSSIYRFSVE
- a CDS encoding DNA-binding transcriptional activator, coding for MRLYAFVFLLSVLLPLNESLLGGLKFHGGEKPIDQRTSYNVFGANSVSFSNKFDIEFNISLYPTTKIGYIIRIKNKKSNRIYNLHYDAQGDDYKFEFNEEGKDNLINASFDRKELINLHWFKMKLSFDLVNDSINLTIHNRKFEIGNVDLPNTYYPIVLFGKSDYIIDVPSFAIKELSIGNDEKYIFPLKESEGSIVYDKKGKAIGKVINPEWLINDSYHWRYKTSFKSKSVAGTNYNPRKKEFYYFNDDSIYIYNVRSGETEVKVFDKICPVKLILGTNFIDVKNDKLYSYEVYYEGPYDGSTVASLDLNTYKWTPETYEQLPTQLHHHGSFFDPDKKQYTIFGGFGSMHYSKNFVTYDIENKEWKTRNRFSGDFLSPRYFSSVGYLKEKNSVYIFGGMGNESGQQTVGRRYYYDLYKVDLNTNKITKCWQIPWNKDNVVPVRGMIVLNDSCFYTLCYPEHFSNSYLKLYRFSLIDGSNDVLGDSIPIHSDKITTNANLYYDDQLNNLYATVQEFDDDIASDLKIYSLAFPPITADEIKSYSKRGMNTAAIWIIILAGTSILGIVYLVYRKLRQHREASEAELAILHDDGKAKTITKPNSIYLFGDFMVRNRNNKDITYMFSAKLKQVFCLILQYSAEGGITSRRLSNILWPDRPAGNVKNSRGVTINNLRKALGELDGIELSYEKGCFKIVQTNEFYCDYIRCLELISDHDFEESREELIEIITRGKFLKLSDHELYDSFKEKMEQKLEPILLLEIEKSFHAKAYQTTIDLAEALFGIDPLNDTVLSYQIKAMQRLKMTDEATIKYQAFVIEYKNIMGTDFPHSLRSLS